Proteins found in one Sorghum bicolor cultivar BTx623 chromosome 1, Sorghum_bicolor_NCBIv3, whole genome shotgun sequence genomic segment:
- the LOC8081915 gene encoding 2-carboxy-1,4-naphthoquinone phytyltransferase, chloroplastic: MPLAGIALAPLLVSPLASSPHRSSVATAAARRPRALKRARCSVTAASGEAGELSRATLLWRAAKLPIYSVALVPLTVGSASAYHHAGLFFTKRYFVLLTAAVLVITWLNLSNDVYDSDTGADKNKKESVVSITGSRAMTQNAANISLFLGFAGLFWAFAEARDIRFILLVMSAIFCGYVYQCPPFRLSYQGLGEPLCFAAFGPLATTGFYFSNSNTNISSGMALLPLTKTVIASSVLVGLTTTLILFCSHFHQIDGDLAVGKMSPLVRIGTKAGSRIVSIGILTLYILLAAFGLCRSLPPACIVLCALTLPMGKLVVDYVLKNHEDNTKIFMAKYYCVRLHALFGMALASGLFLARNGILS, translated from the exons ATGCCGCTCGCCGGCATTGCCCTCGCGCCTCTCCTCGTCTCACCCCTCGCGTCTTCGCCTCACCGTAGCAGCGTTGCCACTGCCGCCGCGAGGAGACCAAGAGCTCTCAAGCGAGCTCGGTGCTCGGTTACAGCCGCTTCCGGTGAAGCCGGTGAGCTGTCGCGCGCGACGCTGCTATGGAGGGCGGCAAAGCTACCCATCTACTCCGTGGCGCTAGTGCCACTCACC GTAGGGAGCGCTTCTGCTTATCATCATGCGGGTTTATTCTTTACCAAGCGCTATTTTGTTCTCCTGACAGCAGCAGTCCTCGTGATCACTTGGCTCAATCTCAG CAATGATGTTTATGACTCGGATACAGGGGCTGATAAGAACAAGAAAGAATCTGTTGTCAGCATTACTGGCAG TCGAGCAATGACACAAAATGCCGCAAACATTTCCCTATTCCTCGGCTTTGCAGGGCTATTTTGGGCCTTTGCAGAAGCCAGGGATATCAGATTCATTTTATTGGTGATGTCTGCAATCTTCTGTGGTTATGTTTACCAG TGTCCTCCATTCCGATTAAGTTATCAAGGACTAGGTGAGCCATTGTGTTTTGCTGCATTTGGTCCATTGGCCACCACAGGTTTTTACTTCTCAAACAGCAACACAAATATTTCAAG CGGAATGGCACTTCTCCCTCTCACCAAAACAGTTATAGCTTCGTCTGTTCTTGTTGGGCTGACAACTACTTTGATACTCTTCTGCAGCCATTTCCATCAG ATTGATGGAGACCTTGCTGTTGGAAAGATGTCTCCACTG GTAAGAATTGGCACTAAAGCAGGATCGCGGATAGTGTCAATTGGGATTCTCACGCTTTACATTCTCTTGGCTGCATTTGGCTTATGTAGATCTCTCCCACCAGCTTGCATT GTCCTCTGTGCCCTTACTCTGCCCATGGGCAAATTGGTTGTGGACTATGTGCTGAAAAATCACGAG GACAACACAAAGATATTCATGGCGAAGTACTACTGCGTGCGCTTGCACGCGCTGTTTGGGATGGCACTAGCTTCGGGTTTGTTCTTGGCCCGTAATGGTATATTATCCTGA
- the LOC8081916 gene encoding vegetative cell wall protein gp1, which yields MQRQAHHQNQSASPDTATTALPPTAPVFASVCPRRGEPVARLSKAQQHPSLPTPLSHSPQIPISHHSPPSSAMVMDKSQPPPPPPPSSSLKSLNKASYKISKPSSSTSVSSAPAPAPTMRAPSPPPAAPRPPAPLPPPQASSVPADHPPPQPPVYNIDKSNFRDVVQKLTGSPSHLLPPQPAAAPAPARAPLMAPPPPPPLMAPPQPPPPPPPPHIMAPPPPTAIPSRLHRIRPPPLAPPRPPPILPPAPPALSPLPPLPAVCMTAESPISAYMRRLRGMPSPIHVPTSPLGFGCLPSPRTPPSPGVPMPATSPRVRDP from the coding sequence ATGCAGAGGCAGGCACACCACCAGAACCAGTCGGCTAGCCCGGACACTGCTACCACCGCACTGCCGCCCACTGCGCCTGTTTTCGCTTCGGTTTGCCCCAGAAGAGGAGAGCCTGTCGCCCGCCTATCCAAAGCTCAGCAGCATCCTTCCCTCCCTACTCCCCTCTCACACTCTCCCCAAATCCCAATCTCCCACCACTCTCCCCCCTCTTCCGCCATGGTCATGGACAAGTCacaaccgccgccgccgcctcctccctcctcctcgCTCAAGTCCCTCAACAAGGCCTCCTACAAGATCTCCAAACCGTCGTCCTCCACCTCCGTCTCCTccgctcccgctcccgctcCCACCATGAGAGCGCCTTCCCCGCCGCCGGCGGCTCCTCGGCCACCCGCACCGCTCCCGCCGCCGCAGGCCTCCTCCGTCCCTGCCGACCACCCGCCACCCCAGCCGCCGGTGTACAACATCGACAAGTCCAACTTCCGCGACGTCGTGCAGAAGCTCACAGGCTCGCCGTCCCACCTCCTGCCGCCGCAGCCGGCGGCCGCCCCGGCCCCCGCCCGCGCCCCTCTCATGGCGCCACCACCCCCGCCTCCCCTCATGGCACCGcctcagccgccgccgcctcctcctccgcctcacatcatggcgccgccgccgccgacggcgaTACCCTCCCGCCTCCACCGCATCCGCCCGCCGCCGCTGGCCCCGCCGCGCCCGCCGCCCATCcttccgccggcgccgccggcgcTCTCCCCGCTCCCGCCGCTCCCGGCCGTCTGCATGACCGCGGAGTCGCCCATCTCCGCCTACATGCGCCGCCTCCGCGGGATGCCCTCGCCGATCCACGTGCCCACGTCGCCGCTCGGCTTCGGCTGCTTGCCCTCGCCGCGGACGCCGCCGTCGCCTGGCGTGCCCATGCCGGCCACCAGTCCCCGCGTCCGCGACCCGTGA
- the LOC8057637 gene encoding alcohol dehydrogenase-like 7, producing MALGRALLNTVATRHFEIDLFSLQPPPSQLAMVEDRSPKPIHCKAAVCRAAGEPLTVEEIVVDPPKAYEIRIRVICTSLCHTDVTFWKAKVAPVFPRILGHEAYGVVESVGEHVEDFAAGDTVVPTFLGQCSHCGSCTSEHSNMCDSVPFVIGPGMRRDGTTRFRDAQGSPLHDLLAVSSFAEYTVVDVNQVVKLDPAVPPKLACLLSCGAGTGVGAAWRTAKVEPGSTVAIFGLGSVGLAVVQGAKMCGASKIIGVDLNPDKENVGRSFGVTDFVNPSQLDNRSVIEVIVEMTGGGVDYSFECIGVPSVMTDAFRCTKMGKGKTIVLGLGRDSDQVCLPSLELLFGRCVMGTLFGGMKPKTDIPILAKKCMDKELQLDALVTHELGLQEINTAFDLLLQGKSLRCIIWMDKDNK from the exons ATGGCACTTGGCCGCGCTCTCCTCAATACAGTGGCCACTCGTCACTTCGAGATCGATCTCTTCAGTCTTCAGCCACCACCCTCCCAGTTGGCCATGGTGGAGGATCGGAGCCCCAAGCCCATCCATTGCAAAG CGGCGGTATGCAGAGCCGCCGGCGAGCCACTCACCGTCGAGGAGATCGTCGTCGATCCGCCGAAAGCCTACGAGATCCGCATCAGGGTCATCTGCACCTCGCTCTGCCACACAGATGTCACCTTCTGGAAAGCTAAG GTGGCACCAGTATTTCCAAGAATATTAGGGCACGAGGCGTACGG GGTAGTGGAGAGCGTCGGGGAGCACGTGGAGGACTTCGCCGCGGGCGACACCGTGGTGCCGACGTTCCTGGGCCAGTGCTCGCACTGCGGCAGCTGCACGTCGGAGCACAGCAACATGTGCGACTCGGTGCCGTTCGTCATCGGCCCCGGGATGCGGCGCGACGGCACCACCAGGTTCCGGGACGCGCAGGGGAGCCCGCTGCACGACCTCCTCGCCGTGTCCAGCTTCGCCGAGTACACCGTCGTGGACGTGAACCAGGTCGTCAAGCTCGACCCCGCCGTGCCGCCCAAGCTCGCCTGCCTCCTCAGCTGCGGCGCCGGCACCG GGGTAGGAGCAGCGTGGAGGACGGCCAAGGTGGAGCCGGGTTCGACTGTTGCCATCTTTGGCCTTGGATCTGTCGGTTTGGCG GTGGTCCAAGGCGCCAAAATGTGTGGAGCATCCAAGATTATCGGTGTTGATCTCAACCCTGACAAGGAGAACGTAG GGAGATCGTTTGGCGTGACAGACTTCGTCAATCCGTCGCAACTGGACAACCGTTCCGTCATAGAG GTGATCGTTGAGAtgaccggcggcggcgtcgactACAGCTTCGAGTGCATCGGCGTGCCGTCGGTGATGACCGACGCCTTCAGATGCACCAAGATG GGAAAGGGCAAGACGATCGTGCTGGGGCTGGGAAGGGACAGCGACCAAGTGTGCCTGCCGTCGCTGGAGCTGCTGTTCGGCAGGTGCGTCATGGGGACGCTCTTCGGCGGGATGAAGCCCAAGACCGACATCCCCATCCTCGCCAAGAAATGCATGGACAAGGAGCTGCAGCTGGACGCGCTGGTTACGCACGAGCTAGGACTGCAGGAGATCAACACGGCCTTCGACCTGCTCCTGCAGGGCAAAAGTCTGCGCTGCATCATCTGGATGGACAAGGACAACAAGTGA